A single Lolium perenne isolate Kyuss_39 chromosome 6, Kyuss_2.0, whole genome shotgun sequence DNA region contains:
- the LOC127334581 gene encoding E3 ubiquitin-protein ligase PUB23, whose amino-acid sequence MEEGSSVEVPPYFLCPISLEIMRDPVTLATGITYDRASIERWLFDAAHHVTCPVTQRKLAPEDRDATPNHTLRRLIQAWCALHEVERFPTPRAPVDACRVATLVDEARGAGRRQELAALREIKAIAAESDRNKRCVEATPGAVDFLVSVVRHHCAASRSVEDLLELSLDSPTSTSPPEEDALSVIYSLKPSKKSLLQILERNNGAFLDTVLHVLRRPSYRSRTYAVLLLKAMVSVMEPARLMAVRPDVVQEVVRVVSDRVSAKAVKAALHVLCRLCPWGRNRVKAVEAGAMTVLVELLLDEASRHSAELAVVAIDHLCGCAEGRSELVAHPAGLAVVSKKAMRVSPATTESAVRRALHTVAKHSPTPAVLQEMLAVGVVAKLLLLLQVDSGERARAKAKELLTTHARVWKNSPCLQPHLKAHYPS is encoded by the exons ATGGAGGAAGGGTCGTCGGTGGAGGTGCCGCCCTACTTCCTCTGCCCGATCTCGCTGGAGATCATGCGAGACCCGGTCACGCTCGCCACCGGCATCACCTACGACCGCGCCAGCATCGAGCGCTGGCTCTTCGACGCCGCCCACCACGTCACCTGCCCAGTCACGCAGCGCAAGCTCGCGCCCGAGGACCGCGACGCCACGCCCAACCACACCCTCCGCCGCCTCATCCAGGCCTGGTGCGCCCTGCACGAGGTCGAGCGCTTCCCCACCCCGCGCGCCCCTGTCGACGCCTGCCGCGTCGCCACGCTCGTCGACGAGGCGCGCGGCGCGGGCCGGCGCCAGGAGCTGGCAGCGCTCAGGGAGATCAAGGCCATCGCCGCCGAGAGCGACCGCAACAAGCGCTGCGTCGAAGCCACGCCTGGCGCCGTCGACTTCCTCGTCTCCGTCGTCAGGCACCACTGCGCCGCCTCAAGGTCGGTTGAAGACTTGCTCGAACTATCGCTGGATTCCCCGACGTCCACGAGCCCGCCGGAGGAGGACGCCCTGAGCGTCATCTACTCGCTCAAGCCCTCCAAGAAGAGCCTGCTCCAGATCCTAGAGAGAAATAACGGCGCTTTCCTGGACACCGTCCTGCACGTGCTGCGGCGGCCGAGCTACCGCTCACGCACGTACGCCGTCCTGCTGCTCAAGGCGATGGTGTCGGTGATGGAGCCGGCGCGGCTGATGGCGGTGCGACCCGACGTGGTCCAGGAGGTGGTGCGCGTCGTGTCCGACAGGGTGTCCGCCAAGGCCGTGAAGGCGGCGCTGCACGTGCTGTGCCGGCTCTGCCCGTGGGGCAGGAATCGCGTCAAGGCCGTGGAGGCCGGCGCGATGACCGTCCTCGTGGAGCTGCTCCTCGACGAGGCCAGCCGGCACTCGGCCGAGCTGGCGGTGGTGGCTATCGACCACCTCTGCGGGTGCGCGGAGGGGCGGTCCGAGCTGGTGGCGCATCCGGCCGGGCTGGCCGTGGTGTCCAAGAAGGCTATGAGGGTGTCGCCGGCCACCACCGAGAGCGCGGTGCGC CGCGCTCTCCACACCGTGGCCAAGCACTCCCCGACGCCGGCCGTGCTTCAGGAGATGCTGGCCGTCGGGGTGGTGGCGAAGCTGCTGCTTCTTCTGCAGGTGGACTCCGGCGAGCGGGCCAGGGCCAAGGCCAAGGAGCTGCTCACGACGCACGCTAGGGTTTGGAAGAACTCGCCGTGCCTGCAGCCACACTTGAAGGCGCATTACCCTTCCTGA